GTTTTAATCTTTTAACATCAAGTTTTGTATTAATTTTACCAAAAGTTTTAATTTCAATTATTTTATTTGTCATGTTATTCACCCTTGGTAAATTTGATAAAAATCATTTAAGCTTAAATTTTCAGCCCGTAAATTTAGATTATATCCTAAATTATTTAAAACAGTTGTTGCTAGGGTTTTATCTTTTGTTATTGTAGCAAAATTATTTAAAATTGTTTTTCGCTTGTGGGCAAATAAAGTGCGAATAAATTCTAAAAATTTTGTTTCATTATCAATTACTAAGTTTTTTTTATTAAAAGTAAACGCCAACACAATACTATCAACTTTTGGGACAGGAAAGAAATTATTTTTCCCAACTAAACAAACTTTCTTAATATCACAATAATATTGACAAACAACTGATAAATTATTATATTGTTTATTATTTGGTTGGGCTAGAATTCGCTCGCCAACTTCTTTTTGCATCATTAAAATTAAAACTTTAATTTTTGGATTACTACTTGTTAACAATTTAAAAATAATTGGGGAAGTAATATAGTAAGGTAAGTTTGAAATAACGTTAACAACGTTAAAATCATCAAATTCTGCTGCCAATAATTGATTAATATCAACTTTTAAAATATCAGCTTTAATAATTTTTAAATTTTGGTGGTGAGCATATTTTTGTTGTAAAAATAAAACAAGTTTAGGATCAATTTCAATCACAACAACTTTGCCGGCTTTAATAATTATTTTATCGGTTAAAGCCCCCATTCCTGGCCCGATTTCAAGAATCGCTGTTTGTTCGGTGATGTTAGCAGCGTCAACAATATTATTAATAATATGCTTATTTTTTAAAAAGTTTTGCCCTTTACTTTTTTGGGGAATAATATCTTGCTTATTGTATTTTGTTGTTTGTTGCATTGTTTTTTTCCTCCAAAATTGTTCTAAGTTCTGTTTGTGTAATATTTAAATAAGTTAACCATTTATAAGTTTTTTTATTATTAACTGGTGGCCAATTATAATATGTTTGTAAAATTCGACGTTTATTACTATCCTCTACTATATTAACATATTCAGTTCAACTTAAACTAGGGTTATTATCGCCAGTAAATTGGATGACATTTCCTAAACTAGTTTTAATGTCCTCATCGCTAGCTTGGGCAATCCCCACTTTTTTATTACGAATCGCCTTATTTTTATCAATAAAAGCATGGTAACAATTATTATCTAAATAACTGCTAACAATATCACGAATTTTTTGACCTGGATAATCAGGGTCGGTAAAAATAATAATTTTATTTGTTAAACTCAGTTTTTTAATTAATGCTAAAGTTGCTGGGGAAATTGCGCTGCCGCTTGTTTCAATTGTCGCAATGGTTGGAAAAATATTTTTTATTTTAGCAGTATCGGTTTTTCCTTCCACAACAATGACTATTTTTTCCACAACTTTCCTCCAATAAAACTTTTCCTTATATTTATACCATTTTTGTAGTATAATTACATTACAGTATTATTTTAAAATATTAAATTTAAATTAGAAAATTAGGAGGCATTAATAAATATGGCTAATTATAAATTTGGAAAAGAGTACTCATTTCTAGCACTAGATCTTGGAACAGCAAATACAATTGCTTATGTTTCAGGACAAGGAATTGTCTATAATGAACCGTCATTAATGGCATATGATACATTGACTAACTCTTTAATAGCCTTGGGGACTGAAGCGTATAAAATGATTGGGAAAACCCATGATCACATTCGAATGGTAACACCATTAGTAGATGGAGTTATTTCAGATATGGAAGCAGCCCAAGATTTACTAAAACACATTTTTGGACGTTTAAAATTATCAAACATTTGAAAAAATGCGATTGTTGTTTTAGCATGTCCTAGTGGGGTTACTGAATTAGAACGTAGTGCATTAAAAGCAATTGCAAAAGATATGGGGGCAAGTTATGTTTTAGTTGAGGAAGAAGTAAAACTAGCAGCTTTAGGAGCTGGAATTAACATTGGTTTAGCACAAGGTAACTTAGTAATTGATATTGGTGGGGGAACAACAGATATTGCGATTTTATCAGCAGGAGATATTGTTATTTCACGTTCAATTAAAGTGGCCGGAAATCATTTTGATGCAGAAATTCAAAAATACATTCGTGCAGAATACAACGTTTTAATCGGAATTAAAACAGCAGAACAAATCAAAAAAGATATTGGATCATTAATTAAATTAGTAAATGAAAAACCAGTTCGTGTCTTTGGACGTGATATTATTACTGGTTTACCACGAGAAGTATTAGTAAAACCAGAAGAAATTAAAAACGTTTTATTAGCACCATTCTCAAGAATTACTGATTTATTAGTTGAAGTGCTTGAACAAACACCACCTGAATTAGCGGGAGACGTAATCCGTAATGGAATTACAATTTGTGGTGGAGGAGCTTTAATTAGAGGAATTGTAAAATACTTTGAATCAATTTTCCAATTAAAAGTTCGTACAGCAACAGACCCATTAATGTGTG
The Spiroplasma chrysopicola DF-1 genome window above contains:
- the rsmA gene encoding 16S rRNA (adenine(1518)-N(6)/adenine(1519)-N(6))-dimethyltransferase RsmA; amino-acid sequence: MQQTTKYNKQDIIPQKSKGQNFLKNKHIINNIVDAANITEQTAILEIGPGMGALTDKIIIKAGKVVVIEIDPKLVLFLQQKYAHHQNLKIIKADILKVDINQLLAAEFDDFNVVNVISNLPYYITSPIIFKLLTSSNPKIKVLILMMQKEVGERILAQPNNKQYNNLSVVCQYYCDIKKVCLVGKNNFFPVPKVDSIVLAFTFNKKNLVIDNETKFLEFIRTLFAHKRKTILNNFATITKDKTLATTVLNNLGYNLNLRAENLSLNDFYQIYQGWITWQIK
- the rnmV gene encoding ribonuclease M5, with the protein product MEKIVIVVEGKTDTAKIKNIFPTIATIETSGSAISPATLALIKKLSLTNKIIIFTDPDYPGQKIRDIVSSYLDNNCYHAFIDKNKAIRNKKVGIAQASDEDIKTSLGNVIQFTGDNNPSLSWTEYVNIVEDSNKRRILQTYYNWPPVNNKKTYKWLTYLNITQTELRTILEEKNNATNNKIQ
- the mreB gene encoding rod shape-determining protein is translated as MANYKFGKEYSFLALDLGTANTIAYVSGQGIVYNEPSLMAYDTLTNSLIALGTEAYKMIGKTHDHIRMVTPLVDGVISDMEAAQDLLKHIFGRLKLSNIWKNAIVVLACPSGVTELERSALKAIAKDMGASYVLVEEEVKLAALGAGINIGLAQGNLVIDIGGGTTDIAILSAGDIVISRSIKVAGNHFDAEIQKYIRAEYNVLIGIKTAEQIKKDIGSLIKLVNEKPVRVFGRDIITGLPREVLVKPEEIKNVLLAPFSRITDLLVEVLEQTPPELAGDVIRNGITICGGGALIRGIVKYFESIFQLKVRTATDPLMCVIEGAKTYEKKLGALVERIELIDATEYKI